A window of Drosophila santomea strain STO CAGO 1482 chromosome X, Prin_Dsan_1.1, whole genome shotgun sequence genomic DNA:
TAGTTTCGCCTTAGATCTTTTCGCACATACCCGTACAGTGGACTGTAAGAatgcatttgccatttaataGTTTCTCAGTTAGCTGGAAAATATAGCAAGTGCAGAAAATGACACTGGAAAAAGTATTTCCGAATCGGAAATCAAAAAAGTATTTCTCAAACTGAAATCAATAAAGTATTtctaaaactaaattaaaaaagtatttctaaaactgaaatcaaaaaagtatttctaaaactaaaaacaaagaaGTATTTCTGaaactaaaaatgaaaaaagaagTATTTCTGAAACTGAAATCAAAGAAGTATTTCTGAAACTGAAATCAAAGAAGTATTTCTGAAAGTGAAATCAAAAAAGTATTTCTGAAACTAAAATCAAAGAAGTATTTCTGAAATCAAAGAAGTATTTATGTAACTGaattcatttaattcaattttgaCCAGCTTTACATTGTTTAcattatttgcattatttcACGAATATTTCCAAAActatttaatacaaattgaataaaatcaGGCAGACATTTTTGGATCAACAAATAACGAAACGAAATCAACACAAGTCGCACATacacaaaaatttcaaaacgTTTGTGTAGATCAAGAGATTTTATGAAGTGTAAGATAATCAAACTTGTATTAGGTTTCCCTTTCGGAATCTTTTGTGCAATTAAATCCCATTTAATTGGCAAGTTTTTGGAATTTCAAAATCCAAGGCACTTAACTTTTACCTATTTGTAAAAAACTTTATAACCTTCTTCCTTTCTTAAAAACCACTTTTCAAATGGTGCTACATGGTAGCTTTTGATTTTGGTAGGTCACCATTTCCATCATAGCAAtgtagtatatatatattttttatattgcGAGTCCATTGATTTTTTCCCGTGTATAAACCTCTATATGCATGGAACGTGAAAATTGTaaacaattgtttttatggcaTCACTCgcaaaaacagaaagagaGCCAACCCAGTAGCCCTGAAACTGCTTAAGTCTTGAAATTCTGATTCCGAATCTACGACTGAAATCCGGGAATGATTCAGTTGGTGGCCCCATTTCCCATGTCCCCATATCACCACGTTGTCCCTTTGCAGGAGGAGCGAAAGGCCAATGGACGCCTGGTGGCGGTGATCGTCTGTTTTCTGGGTGAGTTTTTTGGGGATTTAAGTAACAGctaacagaaaaaaaatatattaaaaaaaaagaaaattaaatacagtAAAGGAATTGCCATCGAATTGCTTGGGGGGTTGTAAGCGAGGTACGACTGTAGCACGAACTCACTCAATGGATCCATCTCCACAGTGCTCTTCCTGGCGGTCTACCATGCCTGCGTCCGGAAGTCGGAGAACTCGCTGGCTGGCGTCCTGGTACCGGCGGGCATCATGCTCTCCTACGGCGCCTGGGTGGTCGTCCTGGCCAAGAGGGACAAGCACCGGCGAGCCATGTTTGTAGGACACCTCAATTCAATTCCATGCGAATGCAATGCCTAGAGATGCCCACTTTCATTTTGCAGGAGCGCCACATCGAGGAGGTGACGCTGAAGAACAAGATcgagctggaggagaagcATGCACGCCACGCGAAGAAGACGCAGTCGCATCATGGACACTCCGGCACTGATTCCACGGGCAGTGCCTCCAGTTCGCTGCACTATGTGAACGAGCTGCTGCCGACTGCTGGCGGTGGTGAGCATCGCAAGAAGCAGCGACGCCATCGCCACAAGGAGCGCTCCGTGGAGCGGGAGGATCATCATCAACGCAGCCATCAGCGCCAACAGACGCCGGACATTGGTGTGCATCGTGGGCCGCCCAAGAGGCCCAGTTTCCGGCAGAAGCTCTTCGGCCAGACCATCGCCCATGTGAAGCTGGTGGAGGCGCAGAGCGACAGCACGGATTCCGCTGGCGGAACGGGAACtggaacgggaacgggaacgggtTCGAAACCAGGTCGCAGTACGGCTGGTGCCAAGCCCCATCCCGGCGAGAAACGCCAGCGGCTACAGCGCCTGGACACATTGCCCCTGGCGCAGGTGGTGCGTGTCAGCTCGATTCCGTGAGATATACCTAGTATACATTGGATGTCGGATGTTGGATGTATGGATGGATATATAGTATGGATCCATGGGTATggatgtatgtacatatgcatgtgGAAGTGGagtagtgttttttttttggtttttttttgtggggcGGAGGGCCAACCTCGCGATTGTAtcgaataaataaatgtattataaaaaatataaacaggAAATTGGCATTTATAAATAGACGGCAATCAAAGGAAGGAAACGTTGCGATCTCCGTAACGAAATCAATGCTAAATACGTGAGAATTCTATGGTGCACACAGCTCTGCCCATCTGGGTTTGTCGAAAAACAAATCATTGGctccaaatattttccaaatttgttGTGTTTACAATTGGTTTTTAGTAAGTTGTAAAACTAAATTATGTAACTGCATAAATAATTAGTAACATAAATAAGTAATTCCATGTTGTTGTTTATTCTTGCTACTTCCTAACTGGAAATGGTTATGTTTTTCGTAGAAATCACCTTCAAAAGTTTTTGTACATCGGCTGTGCATTTCCATTGTTTGTCCGAATTAATGGTGGCGTTATTTTTAACGATCAGCACTATCCGTAGTTGTTCTGCGTGCCTAGAGACGCGGAGTGGGCGATCATTACGGGCACATTGTTTTCGGTCATTGGTTAAtgttattacaatttaatagTTTACATGTGGTGGACCACACTGGGCCGCCATTGGCCCACCGGTCAAAGGAATTCCCCCAGAAACAGAAGCCACACTTGTTTACTTGGCGGGAATTTCGCAGCGAGGACCAGTGCCGCCATCTATGTCTGGGGTTGCGGAAAGTTGGGTACATTTCTGGACAATAATGATCTGATCATTTCTAtcaataatattattgtaagttaaaatacataaatagtGAACTATAtataatgaataatatataatgaataatatataatgaataatatataatgaataatatataatgaataatatataacgaataatataaaatgaataatataaaatgcataatatataataaataatataaaatgaataatatataatgaataatatataataaataatataaaatgaataatatataataaataatataaaatgaataatataaaatgaataatataaaatgaatacatataatgaataatatatttgaaaatttaaattggaaaTATCAGCACTGATCCGAAAACATATCGTTCCTTCATctattaattaattccatTTGTCTATGGATACTTTGGTATTACAAGTAGCCAAATACATCATAACTAAAGTGAATTATTATCCAAATTTTATATGAAACAGCTGTTTCTTGAATATCGCAATGGCATAGTGGAAACTCATGCCACATCTCACGCTGTAATATCGATATGCAGACACGCATCTAGTGGAGTCCCCCTGGCTTATCGCTGGAAAGTATCGATAAGCGTATCGATATTCCGATACCAATTACCGAGCACACTGCGTTTGGCGACGCAGCGCGTCGGCATTTGAATTAAACGACGCGCCGAAAAGAAAAGTTGTTGCATTTGTTCGTATTTAGTTAGCCATGTTTTCGTTCTGTCAAAATTTTTCGGAAGTGTCAAAGTTTCGTAGTGGACCAGTGCGCTAGACTTGTTCAGTAATTCTCTATTCCTCGTACGGAGCAGGTGTGTCGACAGCCTACAgcttggaaaataaaaaatatatatatttttgtgagaAGTTtgtacataaaatatttttttttggtcgcGTTTTCGGTCGAGTCCCGTTTTTCGTTTCAATACAATATTGTGTCTAACGGGAAAAGTCCCGTTGCTGGTTGCCCACAATCATACACTTTTTAATACACTTACACATACGCGCGCACGCATACGCATACGCACACATACGCATACGCACACatacgcaaacacacacatacgcatacgcacacatacgcaaacacacacattcgcaATGGACATGCGCAGCTGGCGTAAGGTCCTACTCCAGTGGGTAAGTGAATCCCGCATCGCGCACTGGCGTTCATCTAGAGTAACCCAATCCTTCGGCAGATTGGCGAGTGCCAGTTTATCGAGCCAAACTACATTAGTTTGGAGCAGTCGGACATAGAGTCCTTCTACGCGGTCTACATTCAAAAGATCCAGGAGACGGAAACGTTGACGGAGGAGGGGAAGACGGCGCTGCAGGCTCAGCCCAATGAATACCGCCCCTTGTTGCAGGAATTCCTCTCACGTAAGTTTCGTTTCCTGGTGAAAAAATGTTCCCTTGCCTGCGCATGTATATGTGATGTCCTTGAAATGATTCCTACCTTGATGTACCCTGTATGTACAATGACATGCATTTTTTCGATGCAGAAAACTATACCGAGTTCAGTGCCCAAATAGATGACCGCGGAGACCTGCTGTCTTCGGATTACCTGTACGTGTACACGCTGTTGTTGCAGTACTCGTGCGTGAAGAAGCCAAGCGTGTTCTTTCACAGCATCTGCAACAAGCTGCCGGAGCTGACGCAGACTTGCATCGCATCCTTCCTTGGAGAGACAGTAGATAAGCTATTGACGCGACAATATCTACGTCAGACGATCGCCAATGTGGCAGCTATTTACCGACAGGAGGCTTCCGTCTCAGTCAGCCCAAGTCAACGCAGCAACATCCAGAGTCCCGATCCGAGGGTCGATGATGCGGCATGCTCATCCTCGCCCTCATCGACATCGTCACAGCCGTCGAGCAGCACGCCACAGTTGCAAAAATATCGCGAACGGCTTCTCCTACATATTTCTGCCTCCGAAATGCCACCTCCGCCGACCCCGAAAACGGAGCTACTGGAGCAACGAACCAAGGAGCTGCGCGGTCTTCGTTCCCAACTGGAGATGGTGCGCTACGAGAAGACCgtgctggaggagcagcaatTGGAGAAAGACGATCTCATCAAAGTTCTTAACAGAGGTTAGAATGCTTTGAGCATCATAATGTGTTACATGTAATTTCATAATTACATAATTTGCATTACAGAGAAAATGATGGCCAAGATTGAACTGGAAAAACTGAAGAATGCAAAACTGGCCGAAGAGCAGCATGATGACGAGAACTACGTCATGCCATATGAGTATGAACATGTAGGTAGACCAACAGATGGCTCACAGGTAGCGGGAGCTATAAACCAATAAAACTTTACCTTATTTCAGATGAAGGGCACTCTCTTAAAGGAAATCGGTCAAAAGGAGGATGTCATCGCCGAGATTAGCGATAAGCTGCATGATTTGCGCGCCGAAAAGTCCGGGCTGTCCGAGAGGGTAAGCTACCTGTTCGGTTTTATAGCCACTAGAAACAACTAGGCCTAAATGGTTTGCAACTGTACAGATTACATTCgtttacaatattttattcaacGCTTTCAATGTATATGCAATGAAAACTAATATGTTATATCTTTGATTTCTTTTATAGCTAAATGCGACGGGAGAAAGATTGTTGCAGTATGCGGACCGCATCCGAGTGCTAGAAGGCCGTATAGAAGACCTGACCCGTTTGCTATCGTCCAGGGACGATAGGATCTCGTCCCTGGAGCTCGATAAACAGGAATTGGATCAGTGTCTTCAGGAAGCACGCGAAGAGTTGCACAACCGACGTGAGGTCTTAAACTCCTCCTCCGATTTGCTTAACTGTTCTATGTCTCCGAACACCACGCCCGAGAATCTGGCCAGTTCTGTGATTGACAAGCAGTTACGCGAGAAGGAGCACGAGAATGCCGAGCTgaaggaggagctgcagaAGCGAAACAATTCCCAGCTGGAGCTCTGCCAGGCCCTGTCAAGTTTCCTGCAGAAGCACAACATCGCTCACGAGTTTCCGGTAGAATGGACGTCGTCGTCCCTATTGTCCAGCATTTCTGCGATCGAGAGTAACTTTGTCGAAACGGTGAACAAGAGTGCGCAAATTATGTTGGACTTCGAAATTCAGGCTGCGCACGTCAAAAAACTACTAGGAAAATGCCAGTTGTTATCTGGGTCCGTGGAGTGCCAGCAAAAGGAGCTAGAGGAGGCCAAGGCCACAATAGCGGAGCTAATGGACTCGGCTTTGGAATCGAGCCGTGAATATAGCATTATGCTGAGGTCTTATGATATAAAAGTAGCCGATATAACATCGAAAAGCAACGAACTGCAGTTGGACAACGAAAGACTTAATGAAAAATGCACTGAGCTTATTTCGATGGTTGCCATCGGGGATGAACATCTGGCCGATATCAATGTGAAACTAAGTGAGAAAGAACAGCAGATGAAAGTTGTGGGCGCTGAAATCCGTGATCTGCGTGCAAGGAATTTATTACTTAAAAATACGCTCAGCGAAATCGCAGATAAAGCATCTAGTGAGGCAATGCATACGCAGAATTTGCAGCACAGCTATCGGTTTGTGAGATCAAAGTATGAAGAGTGCCGAAGAGAACTAATTGCCAGGAACTCTTTCCAAGATGAGTTGGCCAGGATGTTGAATGTGCCAGACTGGGAGACCATGAATAGTCGCATAAGCCAGTTGATCGAGATGCAGGCGGAACATAATGAACTTCACTTAGCCCATGCACGGAAGGAGAAGCAATTGGATGAGCTCAGTGCTCAACACGACAAGCTGATGCTGACCCAAGTGAAGCTTGAGAAAACGTGTATAGAAAAGGAGTTCGAAATAGAAGAGAATATTTTACAGCTACAGGAATTTGAAGAGCATAACAAGAATCTTGATCGTTTTCTTATCCGCATCATTACTCTCTTAGGAGGTAGCATCGACCGGAAATCATCGACCTCTCTGGAATCTGTGAAAATTGAACAGCGATTTGCCGATATTGAAGCGTTAATTGAGAAGCAATTGCAATCTGCTGATGCTCTTAAGGAGGACTTCAATGATCTTCAAGCGAAAAACGAAGAACTCGTTTTGAATACTATCCAAGGATTAAAAAACCGCGAGAGAATCGTCGCTTCTTTAGAGATGAAGTCCGAAAAACTGAGGGACACCCTAACAGCGCTAGAAAAAGaactcagcagcagcaacgaaAAGATAGCCCAGCTGCAAAATGCACTAAGCGAGGAGCATCGCAATTCGGAAGCAGTGTCACAGAGGTTAGACCAAGCGCAGCAGGAAATCGAAGGCTACCATGTGGAAGCCCTTAGGTTTCTGACCACCATTAGCGATCGCCTTCAACAAGATTTCGATGGCGCTAACACTCCCCAACAGCTGGGTATTCGTATGACCCAGTTTTTGGAAATGTATGACCAGATGGAGGTGCGGTACCTGGAGTCCTCGTCGATGGTAGATCAGCTGACACAATCTAGGGCACAACTGGAGCAGCAAGTGGCTGAGCTACTGGAAGATGTGGCTAGTAAGCAGGTTGCTATCCAGGAGTCATCGTCGTTGGTAGAACAGCTTACCCAATCTAAGGCGCAACTGGAGCAGCAAGTGGCAGAGCTACAGAAAGAGGTTGCTACTCAGCAGGCTAATAACCAGCAGTCAGGACCCATGATCAAACAGCTGAACGACACCATCCAAAACCTCGAGAGTGTTAACGCAAAGCTAAGCGAGGACAACCATGTATCGCATACTGCTCGTTTGGATATGAGTGATTCTCTGTTGAAAGCGCAAAATGAGCTTAAACGTCGCATAAGCAGAGTCGTCCATCTGGAGTCCTCGGAAAGACGCATAAACAACGAGTTGTCCGACTGTAAAGAAGAGATGCATAAACTGAAAAAGGAACTCGAGTTTTCTGAAGAGAGATTTGACATGATGAAGCTCTTGTATGAAAAACAGTTTGATGCTCTTGAAGTTATTTGTGACAAAGAGACCGAGGAAAAAGAAGATTTGCAAATAAATCTCACGGCAACTGAAGAGATGTATTTGAAATCGGAAGAAAAGCtcaaaaaaattgtaaagACTTATGAAGATGAGCACGACAGGCTTTGCCAAGAACACGATAAGCGCTGCAGAGATGTTACAAAGCGTTGCAAAGAACTGGAAGAGCAATTGGCTGAGAAGGAACGCTATTCGACCCAACTGGCAGAAGCGCAAGTCAAAGACAAGGAGGAACTGCTATGTCTGAAGGCAAAGCTAGAGGAAGACCAAAACCTTGTAGCTAGCCTGAAAGTGAACCTGGAAAAGAAGCAGGGAGACGTAGATGGTTTAAAGACGGCCCTTGATGCACAAACGAAAATTTCAGATAATTGGCGGAGTCAAACGGATGCTGCACAGCGAGATGTCTTCCTGGCTAAGGAGCGCTTAAAGAAGTCAGAGCGTGAGTTCGAAGTGAGTCTGGCCACCCTTGAAGACCAGATCGAAACATTGGAGGACCGCCACACCCAGACGGAAGCTGAGCGCGCAACTGCCTACGAGCGGATCAATATGTTGGAGGCGCGTTGTCAAGAGAAGGATGTAACAATCCGTACACTGCAAGGGGAAATCGAAAGGGTCGAGCACTTGCAGCATCAGCTACAATCGGAGATGGGTAGCCACAACTCGTTGGTGGAACAACTTAACCGACAGTTGGCAGGAAAAGCTAGTGAGCTTTTGGATGTGCAGAATCGCCTGGAAACTGCAATCGCCGAGCGCAACCAGCCCAATGAACAACTAGCACACATCTCCGAACTGCAGCATCGTTTGGAAGCGGAGACCGCCGATCGTATACAGGCCCAGAAAAAGCTGACTGAGCTCACCGACCGGTTAAACGAAGTGGTCCAGGAGTTGGAGAGCACTCGGCTCGAGCATGGCGCCCAGAAACTCAGGATGGAGGAGAGGGCTCGTGAAGCTGACCAAAACAATGGCGAGTTGACGGAAAGTCTCGAATTCTATAAGCAGCGCCTGGATACGCTTGAACGTCTACTTGCCGCCTGCAACGAAGAGTTGGCCGATCTAAATTCCGGCCGGGCTAAACTGACGGAGGCTACGCCAGATCTTGGCGCCACATATAGCACGGCTGATGAACGCCAAAGCGAGTCGGATCAGGAGGCGCGGAGCAACAAGCTGGTGCTAGACTGCCAGATACTGCAGGCCAAGTATCGCGATGCCAAGGATGAGATACAGCGCTGCGAGCAGAAGATAAAGGACCAGCGTCTGGAGATGGAGGGCAAGCTGGACAAGATGAAAAACAAGATGGTAAGTCGCTGCGAACTACTACAACGAGATTCCAAAACCGTAATTACTGGTGCCCATAAAATGGCATGGTCGCAAGGTGTCTATTACGTGCTCCGTGCCATCATCCATCGCTTGCATTGTGCCACCAAGTTCAGGCTGGTGTCCACTGTCAtgcacattttccatttggctgGCTCCTGAAGACAACTAGATGGCATAGTGTCCACAGAGATGTGATCCGATCCTAGCACCATGCCATTTCCCACTTACTGTTTGACTTCTTTGCTTTTGCTTGTGCATGTTTATGTTGTCGTCGTTTTGTTTTACTAACTAGTTTTTAAATAAGACGTAGCTGATGTTATAAACCAATTTTTACAGCTTCTTAATCTTCATAAAGGGGAGACgtaaaacataatttttgaacaagaatttaatttgaattttatgaaCTAAAAAACACATCCATTTCCGATACAAAACAGCCATAACCGTAATGCATTACCAAGTTCTGAACCCCGCGGCAGGTCCTAGTTAGATATTCAAATTTGCTTTAGCGATTGCAGCCAACTAGATTTATTTAACTCTCACTGTGCCTCATCatacaattaaaattgctttttCTTTCCTTCCTCTCTCCACCTCACAATTCCCCACAACGGATATCACCCATACGCACCACAATCCCATACGAAACCACCGTTCCCGTTGCCCCAAATCCTTAACCTACCTATACGTCATATGCCCCTTGACACCTGAAGTCACAGACGGGTACTACGGAcagtccgagtccgagtccgagtcggagtcggagtccgagtccgagtccaaatcggagtcggagtcggagtccgagtccgagtccgagtcggagtccgagtccgagtgATACGTACGTTATGaaccaggaggaggagggacGCCATGGAGGATGCTGTGAAATGATTCTGCTTTATGTGGGCTCAGTTTTAGCTATAGCTttattcttattttcctttatctACCTTAATGAGATGGATGTCGTGCTTAAGAGACGCAAACCCTTCGAGTTTTAGGCTGACATATGACTTTTGGTAGACTTTGTTATTagctttttacattttgtgaTATGTATTAAGTCATATTTGATAAATGAGCATTGATGCATTGCCATAAatgtgtttgtatttttttttttatgttgtttgTATTGCCCTCACTGTCCTCACTTCTGTCTCTCACTCACTTTCGTCCTTTGAAATGCGTGCCGCCCAAAACCCACACGCATCTCCGCCTGTATAAACACTGCCCTAACTCGGTCACGTTcacccacacgcacacgcacacgcacacggaCACTTGACACACCACCATCCATCTGTAGCGCTCCTTATATACGGCCGAGGTGACGCGCATGAAGGAGAAGCAGGAACGGGATGCGTCCAAGAGCGCAGCGGAGATGGAGGCACTCACCGCTCAGGTAAATATGATCGCAGCTTGTACTGTGTTATGGTATTAATTCCATTTACTTTCAGAATGCCAAATACGAAGAGCATACACGCAAGCTGTCCAACCAGATTGTGCGTTTGAACGAGAAGATCCtggagcagcagaagcagcacgCGATCATTAGCACCAAGTTGCGCCACCTGCAAATGCAACCCATTAGCGAAACGAAACCATCCAGCACAACGCTCACCGTTTCGTCCAGTTCGTCGTCGGCGGCGGCGAACGATGACTGGCAGCCCTTCAAGCGGCCCAATGTACCGTCCTCCAATTTGGCTATGGAAGATGAAGAGGGTGAGGTCTTTAACAACACTTATCTCACGGATCTGAAATTGGGCCGTGTTCCGGCAGACATGACGTAAGCACTGTGGTCTACCCAATCTGAATGCTCAATATTATGgtgttattttgtttgttcCACGCAGAGCCGAGGAGCTGATTTATCGGAATTCGTTGCAACCGCCGCATCTGAAGAGTACTTATGCTGCGCAGTACGATTTGTGCAGCCAGGACGAAGATCTCAAAGTAAGCGTTGGCAATTCACCGACGTCCGTTGCCAGATTCACTGGCAGTAGTAGCAGCAGCATCCACAAGACCACAAACGGCACAAACACTACACCATTGAAGGCACAACAGCAGGCAGCCATGAAGGCTAAGTGGGCACGCATTTTGCGCCGCCCATAGATCCATTAATCTTAATCCTTAACTAGACACCGAGTGAGCTTTTGTCCGCGTTAAGTCTTTAGTTTGAAGCGTCTGTTGTGTCTATTGTTGTGTCCCTTGTAGCTGTgtcttgttttatattttttttttgtcacaATAATCCCGTTGTTGTCCAAGAACTTTGATGTCTTTAACTGCAAACTATATGTGTTCTCTTGCTATTCTTTGCAGGACGGACCCCATAGTCTGGATGACAGCATGAGTGCTCTGCTAAGCTCTTCGAGCACCGGAGCACGCAAGAAATCCATGGGCACCCACTATAAACGACCAGGACCGCCCACACCGAGCAAGAACGGCGGCCGTTTGTCGTTCGGCAGCTCGGAGCCGCCACGCGAGATCCTGCGTGAATTCGGCGATCATAACAATACCTCCAAGACGCCGGCGCGCTTCAAGTTCCTGACGCAGCGTTTCAGCGTTGGCAGCAGCGG
This region includes:
- the LOC120455102 gene encoding early endosome antigen 1 isoform X5 produces the protein MDMRSWRKVLLQWIGECQFIEPNYISLEQSDIESFYAVYIQKIQETETLTEEGKTALQAQPNEYRPLLQEFLSQNYTEFSAQIDDRGDLLSSDYLYVYTLLLQYSCVKKPSVFFHSICNKLPELTQTCIASFLGETVDKLLTRQYLRQTIANVAAIYRQEASVSVSPSQRSNIQSPDPRVDDAACSSSPSSTSSQPSSSTPQLQKYRERLLLHISASEMPPPPTPKTELLEQRTKELRGLRSQLEMVRYEKTVLEEQQLEKDDLIKVLNREKMMAKIELEKLKNAKLAEEQHDDENYVMPYEYEHMKGTLLKEIGQKEDVIAEISDKLHDLRAEKSGLSERLNATGERLLQYADRIRVLEGRIEDLTRLLSSRDDRISSLELDKQELDQCLQEAREELHNRREVLNSSSDLLNCSMSPNTTPENLASSVIDKQLREKEHENAELKEELQKRNNSQLELCQALSSFLQKHNIAHEFPVEWTSSSLLSSISAIESNFVETVNKSAQIMLDFEIQAAHVKKLLGKCQLLSGSVECQQKELEEAKATIAELMDSALESSREYSIMLRSYDIKVADITSKSNELQLDNERLNEKCTELISMVAIGDEHLADINVKLSEKEQQMKVVGAEIRDLRARNLLLKNTLSEIADKASSEAMHTQNLQHSYRFVRSKYEECRRELIARNSFQDELARMLNVPDWETMNSRISQLIEMQAEHNELHLAHARKEKQLDELSAQHDKLMLTQVKLEKTCIEKEFEIEENILQLQEFEEHNKNLDRFLIRIITLLGGSIDRKSSTSLESVKIEQRFADIEALIEKQLQSADALKEDFNDLQAKNEELVLNTIQGLKNRERIVASLEMKSEKLRDTLTALEKELSSSNEKIAQLQNALSEEHRNSEAVSQRLDQAQQEIEGYHVEALRFLTTISDRLQQDFDGANTPQQLGIRMTQFLEMYDQMEVRYLESSSMVDQLTQSRAQLEQQVAELLEDVASKQVAIQESSSLVEQLTQSKAQLEQQVAELQKEVATQQANNQQSGPMIKQLNDTIQNLESVNAKLSEDNHVSHTARLDMSDSLLKAQNELKRRISRVVHLESSERRINNELSDCKEEMHKLKKELEFSEERFDMMKLLYEKQFDALEVICDKETEEKEDLQINLTATEEMYLKSEEKLKKIVKTYEDEHDRLCQEHDKRCRDVTKRCKELEEQLAEKERYSTQLAEAQVKDKEELLCLKAKLEEDQNLVASLKVNLEKKQGDVDGLKTALDAQTKISDNWRSQTDAAQRDVFLAKERLKKSEREFEVSLATLEDQIETLEDRHTQTEAERATAYERINMLEARCQEKDVTIRTLQGEIERVEHLQHQLQSEMGSHNSLVEQLNRQLAGKASELLDVQNRLETAIAERNQPNEQLAHISELQHRLEAETADRIQAQKKLTELTDRLNEVVQELESTRLEHGAQKLRMEERAREADQNNGELTESLEFYKQRLDTLERLLAACNEELADLNSGRAKLTEATPDLGATYSTADERQSESDQEARSNKLVLDCQILQAKYRDAKDEIQRCEQKIKDQRLEMEGKLDKMKNKMSQTGTTDSPSPSPSRSRSPSPSPNRSRSRSPSPSPSRSPSPSDTYVMNQEEEGRHGGCCEMILLYVGSVLAIALFLFSFIYLNEMDVVLKRRKPFEF
- the LOC120455102 gene encoding early endosome antigen 1 isoform X2; translation: MDMRSWRKVLLQWIGECQFIEPNYISLEQSDIESFYAVYIQKIQETETLTEEGKTALQAQPNEYRPLLQEFLSQNYTEFSAQIDDRGDLLSSDYLYVYTLLLQYSCVKKPSVFFHSICNKLPELTQTCIASFLGETVDKLLTRQYLRQTIANVAAIYRQEASVSVSPSQRSNIQSPDPRVDDAACSSSPSSTSSQPSSSTPQLQKYRERLLLHISASEMPPPPTPKTELLEQRTKELRGLRSQLEMVRYEKTVLEEQQLEKDDLIKVLNREKMMAKIELEKLKNAKLAEEQHDDENYVMPYEYEHMKGTLLKEIGQKEDVIAEISDKLHDLRAEKSGLSERLNATGERLLQYADRIRVLEGRIEDLTRLLSSRDDRISSLELDKQELDQCLQEAREELHNRREVLNSSSDLLNCSMSPNTTPENLASSVIDKQLREKEHENAELKEELQKRNNSQLELCQALSSFLQKHNIAHEFPVEWTSSSLLSSISAIESNFVETVNKSAQIMLDFEIQAAHVKKLLGKCQLLSGSVECQQKELEEAKATIAELMDSALESSREYSIMLRSYDIKVADITSKSNELQLDNERLNEKCTELISMVAIGDEHLADINVKLSEKEQQMKVVGAEIRDLRARNLLLKNTLSEIADKASSEAMHTQNLQHSYRFVRSKYEECRRELIARNSFQDELARMLNVPDWETMNSRISQLIEMQAEHNELHLAHARKEKQLDELSAQHDKLMLTQVKLEKTCIEKEFEIEENILQLQEFEEHNKNLDRFLIRIITLLGGSIDRKSSTSLESVKIEQRFADIEALIEKQLQSADALKEDFNDLQAKNEELVLNTIQGLKNRERIVASLEMKSEKLRDTLTALEKELSSSNEKIAQLQNALSEEHRNSEAVSQRLDQAQQEIEGYHVEALRFLTTISDRLQQDFDGANTPQQLGIRMTQFLEMYDQMEVRYLESSSMVDQLTQSRAQLEQQVAELLEDVASKQVAIQESSSLVEQLTQSKAQLEQQVAELQKEVATQQANNQQSGPMIKQLNDTIQNLESVNAKLSEDNHVSHTARLDMSDSLLKAQNELKRRISRVVHLESSERRINNELSDCKEEMHKLKKELEFSEERFDMMKLLYEKQFDALEVICDKETEEKEDLQINLTATEEMYLKSEEKLKKIVKTYEDEHDRLCQEHDKRCRDVTKRCKELEEQLAEKERYSTQLAEAQVKDKEELLCLKAKLEEDQNLVASLKVNLEKKQGDVDGLKTALDAQTKISDNWRSQTDAAQRDVFLAKERLKKSEREFEVSLATLEDQIETLEDRHTQTEAERATAYERINMLEARCQEKDVTIRTLQGEIERVEHLQHQLQSEMGSHNSLVEQLNRQLAGKASELLDVQNRLETAIAERNQPNEQLAHISELQHRLEAETADRIQAQKKLTELTDRLNEVVQELESTRLEHGAQKLRMEERAREADQNNGELTESLEFYKQRLDTLERLLAACNEELADLNSGRAKLTEATPDLGATYSTADERQSESDQEARSNKLVLDCQILQAKYRDAKDEIQRCEQKIKDQRLEMEGKLDKMKNKMDGPHSLDDSMSALLSSSSTGARKKSMGTHYKRPGPPTPSKNGGRLSFGSSEPPREILREFGDHNNTSKTPARFKFLTQRFSVGSSGLPRDELPRRKRPNLLTGIHRRKLRQAVDFFCTSTPRKSRSYYDQQRLIRASDADKSEADVTEEEAIKVAAEGVPELEPLEDADQQGTPHLSTAALLALTKGNTRRLTGTTKPKKGRVSLSLHGNIFAKSRPAAFVAGKRVQLRRKLRRERMGRFDEARHLDEVRLSYSAQTPKSAENNNYSLHNRNEEHLPSQILMGQTMVLEGKRRMSPVVSTTFNVEEQSNTSQLQQQFEHENCATWAVLDGESVMEETQDDWHFEQLCKETESTAPFQLQPLDYKPIEEPVEPKFPQLVASCSNITANSCATNMTSASSCTLYSMGSVHMQPLPSVNITYVQSRPDTQLRKPTRHRSLMTHCRQFLRHLSLGERLIVGFALLVMVGLSSQLGDKLVLAITGVLAGMGLVFLTYSCNGLNEKRKPKHWESHKSQ